The following coding sequences are from one Ornithorhynchus anatinus isolate Pmale09 chromosome 11, mOrnAna1.pri.v4, whole genome shotgun sequence window:
- the POU2F3 gene encoding POU domain, class 2, transcription factor 3 encodes MGLSCLHLQIKTEDLGDVLQSPLPHRSCHLNQAPAMMPGNQLPGDMTSLHPLQQLVLVPGHLQSVSQFLLSQSQSGQPGLQPNLLSFPQQPSSLLLPQTGPGLGSQAVGRPGLPGSSLDPHLEVSQHLQGPKHMPSSVGADEPSDLEELEKFAKTFKQRRIKLGFTQGDVGLAMGKLYGNDFSQTTISRFEALNLSFKNMCKLKPLLEKWLSDAESSPSDSAVNTPNAYPSLSEVFGRKRKKRTSIETNIRLTLEKRFQENPKPSSEEITMIAEQLSMEKEVVRVWFCNRRQKEKRINCPLAPPMKSPVYSSRLVSTSGSLGPLSALPVHSTVPGAVTSSCSPGNDSRPSSPCSGLHASNPSASQNNSKVAVSSSSFNSSGSWYRWNHPTYLH; translated from the exons ATGGGACTTTCCTGCCTTCACCTGCAGATTAAAACGGAAGACCTGGGCGATGTCCTCCAGTCTCCCTTGCCCCACCGCTCCTGCCACCTGAACCAGGCCCCTGCCATGATGCCGGGGAACCAACTGCCCGGG GACATGACTTCCCTCCACCCACTTCAACAGCTGGTCCTGGTGCCCGGCCACCTACAGTCTGTCTCCCAGTTCCTGCTGTCCCAGTCACAGTCTGGCCAACCAg gtCTCCAGCCcaatctcctctcctttcctcagcaGCCAAGCAGCCTCCTCCTTCCGCAGACTGGGCCTGGCCTGGGATCCCAG gCCGTGGGACGCCCCGGGCTGCCAGGCTCATCTTTAGACCCCCACCTGGAAGTCTCGCAGCACCTGCAGGGCCCCAAACACATGCCCAGCTCCGTAGGGGCAGATGAGCCCAGCGacctggaggagctggagaagtTCGCCAAGACGTTCAAACAGAGGCGGATCAAGCTGGGTTTCActcag GGGGACGTGGGGCTGGCCATGGGCAAGCTGTACGGCAACGACTTCAGCCAAACCACCATCTCGCGCTTTGAAGCCCTCAACCTGAGCTTCAAGAACATGTGCAAGCTGAAGCCCTTGCTGGAAAAGTGGCTGAGCGATGCAG AATCCTCTCCTTCGGACTCAGCCGTGAACACCCCCAACGCTTACCCCTCCCTGAGCGAGGTGTTCGGACGGAAGAGAAAGAAGCGGACCAGCATTGAGACCAACATCCGATTGACCTTGGAGAAGAGATTTCAAGAG AACCCCAAGCCGAGCTCTGAGGAGATCACCATGATCGCAGAGCAGCTGTccatggagaaggaggtggtgcgCGTTTGGTTCTGCAACCGGcggcagaaggagaagaggatcaACTGCCCCCTCGCCCCGCCTATGAAATCGCCTGTCTACAGCTCGCGGCTG GTCTCTACCTCAGGGTCCCTGGGCCCCCTGTCGGCCTTGCCTGTCCACAGCACAGTGCCCGGAGCAG TCACATCATCCTGTTCCCCGGGGAACGACAGCAGACCCTCGTCTCCCTGCTCTGGACTCCATGCCAGTAATCCCAGTGCGTCCCAGAATAACTCCAAAGTAGCAGTCAGTTCCTCCAGTTTTAACTCCTCTGG ATCCTGGTACAGATGGAATCACCCCACCTACCTCCATTAA